The Sesamum indicum cultivar Zhongzhi No. 13 linkage group LG2, S_indicum_v1.0, whole genome shotgun sequence genome contains a region encoding:
- the LOC105156598 gene encoding potassium transporter 6, translated as MDLESGSYQNLVKRESWRTTLTLAYQSLGVVYGDLGISPLYVYKNTFDEDIAHSESNDEIYGVLSLVFWTLTLIPLLKYVFIVLRADDNGEGGTFALYSLLCRHAKVNSLPSCQLADEDLSAYKKDITSPEPSTFGARLKSTLERYRVLQKSLLVLALLGACMVIGDGILTPAISVFSAVSGVELAMAKEHHKYVEVPVACIVLIALFALQHYGTHRVGFLFAPVVIIWLLCISAIGLYNILHWNPHVYRALSPYYIYRFLKKTQVEGWMSLGGILLCITGSEAMFADLGHFSQLSIKIAFTFFIYPSLVLAYMGQAAYLSQHHDIQTDYRVGFYVSVPEKLRWPVLVIAVLAAVVGSQAIITGTFSIIKQCSALGCFPRVKIVHTSSKFHGQIYIPEINWILMILCLAVIIGFRDTRRMGNASGLAVITVMLVTTCLMSLVIVLCWHQSVLLAIIFVLFFGAIEALFFSATLIKFLEGAWVPIAFSFVFMIVMCVWHYGTLKTYEFDVQNKVSVDWLLELAPSLGIVRVRGIGLIHTELVSGIPAIFSHFVTNLPAFHQVLVFLCIKSVPVPHVRHEERFLVGHIGPKDYRIYRCIVRYGYRDAHKDDLQFENDLVCSIAEFIRTGKTCLTDADKHSPTQGDEMVVVGTPSTHLDGIQLCEENGANLEMPGTSELREIRSPPAVKPRKRVRFVIPESPMMDKGAREELRELMEAREGGVAYILGHSYVRAKQGSSLVKQMVINFGYDFLRRNCRAPTYALSVPHASTLEVGMVYHI; from the exons ATGGATCTTGAAAGTGGGTCTTATCAGAATCTAGTAAAG AGAGAGTCTTGGAGAACAACACTTACATTGGCTTATCAGAGTTTGGGAGTTGTATACGGGGACTTGGGTATATCACCATTGTATGTGTACAAGAATACTTTTGATGAAGATATTGCACATTCTGAGTCCAACGACGAAATCTATGGAGTTCTGTCCCTTGTCTTCTGGACATTAACTCTTATTCCTCTTTTGAAGTATGTGTTCATTGTGCTGAGAGCTGATGACAATGGCGAAGGAGGCACATTTGCACTGTATTCACTCTTATGTAGACACGCCAAAGTAAATTCATTGCCTAGTTGTCAGTTGGCTGATGAGGATTTGTCTGCTTACAAGAAGGATATCACTAGTCCTGAACCATCAACTTTTGGGGCAAGGCTAAAATCTACTCTTGAAAGATACAGAGTGTTGCAGAAATCTTTGCTTGTGTTGGCTCTTCTTGGTGCTTGTATGGTGATTGGAGATGGTATATTGACTCCAGCGATTTCGG TATTTTCCGCAGTTTCTGGTGTTGAACTTGCCATGGCAAAAGAGCATCACAAGT ATGTAGAAGTACCAGTTGCTTGTATCGTACTGATAGCCTTGTTTGCCCTTCAACATTATGGCACCCACAGGGTTGGATTCTTGTTCGCCCCCGTGGTCATAATATGGCTCTTGTGCATCAGTGCTATTGGTCTGTATAATATTCTCCACTGGAATCCTCACGTGTATCGAGCTCTATCACCATACTACATTTACAGATTCTTAAAGAAAACTCAGGTAGAAGGTTGGATGTCCTTGGGAGGAATTCTACTCTGCATAACAG GTTCAGAAGCAATGTTTGCAGATCTTGGGCACTTTTCCCAGTTGTCGATAAAG ATagctttcacattttttatctACCCATCACTGGTCCTTGCATATATGGGGCAAGCTGCATATCTTTCTCAGCATCACGATATTCAAACTGATTACCGGGTTGGATTTTACGTCTCTGTACCTG AGAAATTAAGATGGCCGGTTCTGGTGATTGCTGTCCTTGCTGCAGTGGTTGGAAGCCAAGCCATTATTACCGGAACTTTTTCAATCATTAAGCAGTGCTCTGCTCTGGGGTGCTTTCCTAGAGTCAAAATAGTTCACACGTCTTCAAAATTTCATGGGCAGATATACATACCTGAAATCAATTGGATTTTGATGATCCTATGTCTTGCTGTCATTATTGGCTTCAGAGACACCAGGCGAATGGGTAACGCATCAG GTCTGGCAGTTATTACTGTGATGTTGGTTACAACTTGCTTGATGTCGCTCGTAATTGTTTTATGCTGGCACCAGAGCGTTCTTCTAGCAATTATCttcgttttattttttggtgcAATAGAAGCCCTCTTTTTCTCTGCTACTCTGATCAAATTCCTAGAAGGAGCCTGGGTGCCAATTGCCTTTTCATTCGTCTTCATGATAGTGATGTGTGTCTGGCACTATGGGACACTGAAAACGTACGAGTTTGATGTTCAAAACAAGGTATCTGTTGACTGGCTCCTCGAGCTCGCTCCCAGTTTGGGCATCGTACGGGTACGTGGCATCGGCCTCATACACACAGAACTTGTATCCGGAATCCCAGCTATCTTCTCTCATTTCGTCACCAATCTTCCAGCCTTCCACCAGGTTCTTGTTTTCCTATGCATTAAATCCGTCCCCGTTCCCCATGTTAGACACGAGGAGCGTTTCCTTGTCGGACATATTGGTCCGAAAGACTACCGTATCTACAGATGCATTGTCCGGTATGGTTATCGTGATGCTCACAAGGACGACTTACAATTTGAGAACGATCTTGTTTGTAGCATAGCAGAGTTTATAAGGACTGGAAAGACATGTCTAACCGACGCAGACAAACACTCACCAACACAAGGTGATGAAATGGTTGTAGTTGGGACACCCTCTACTCATCTAGATGGGATTCAATTGTGTGAGGAAAACGGGGCAAATCTTGAAATGCCTGGAACGTCTGAGCTAAGAGAAATACGGTCTCCACCGGCTGTTAAGCCAAGAAAACGAGTAAGGTTTGTGATTCCTGAGAGCCCGATGATGGACAAAGGTGCACGTGAGGAGCTACGGGAGCTAATGGAAGCTAGAGAAGGCGGCGTGGCATACATATTGGGACACTCATATGTGAGAGCAAAGCAAGGGTCAAGTTTGGTAAAGCAAATGGTGATAAATTTTGGGTATGATTTTTTGAGGAGGAATTGTAGGGCTCCCACTTATGCTTTGAGTGTGCCTCATGCTTCAACATTAGAAGTGGGAATGGTGTACCATATATAA
- the LOC105156599 gene encoding spermidine synthase 1, with product MEGMTSEASVTKLPECFSSVIPGWFSEISPMWPGEAHSLKVEKILFQGKSEYQNVIVFQSSTYGKVLVLDGVIQLTERDECAYQEMITHLPLCSIPNPKKVLVIGGGDGGVLREVSRHSSVERIDICEIDKMVVDVSKQFFPRVAVGFNDPRVTLHIGDGVAFLKAVPEGTYDAVIVDSSDPIGPAQELFEKPFFQSVAKALRPGGVVCTQAESIWLHMHIIEDIVANCRQIFKGAVNYAWTSVPTYPSGVIGFMLCTTEGPPVDFKHPINPIDLDDSHIKTKGPLKFYNSEMHSAAFSLPSFARKVIESKSD from the exons ATGGAAGGTATGACTTCCGAAGCGTCGGTGACGAAGCTGCCGGAGTGCTTTTCCTCTGTTATCCCAGGGTGGTTTTCGGAGATTAGCCCAATGTGGCCAG GAGAAGCACACTCATTGAAGGTAGAAAAAATACTATTCCAGGGAAAGTCTGAGTACCAGAATGTCATAGTTTTTCAG TCATCAACTTATGGAAAGGTTCTTGTCTTGGATGGTGTAATTCAACTCACAGAGAGGGATGAATGTGCTTATCAAGAAATGATCACTCATCTCCCATTGTGCTCAATTCCAAACCCGaaaaag GTTCTGGTAATTGGAGGAGGAGATGGTGGTGTCCTGCGTGAAGTGTCTCGCCATTCATCTGTTGAAAGGATAGACATCTGTGAGATTGACAAAATGGTAGTTGAT GTCTCTAAACAATTTTTCCCCCGTGTAGCTGTGGGATTCAACGATCCCCGTGTGACACTGCACATTGGAGATG GAGTTGCGTTTCTCAAGGCTGTGCCAGAAGGAACTTATGATGCAGTTATAGTGGATTCTTCAGACCCAATTG GTCCAGCGCAGGAATTGTTTGAAAAGCCTTTCTTTCAGTCCGTGGCGAAGGCTCTTCGTCCAGGAGGGGTTGTATGTACTCAGGCTGAAAGCATATGGCTTCACATGCACATTATTGAAGATATCGTTGCAAACTGCCGCCAAATTTTCAAAGGCGCCGTCAATTATGCCTGGACCTCAGTTCCCACATACCCAAG TGGTGTTATTGGATTCATGCTTTGTACAACTGAGGGTCCTCCAGTTGATTTCAAGCACCCGATTAACCCTATAGATCTTGATGACAGTCATATCAAAACAAAAGGACCATTAAAGTTTTACAACTCCGAG ATGCATTCTGCAGCTTTCAGCTTACCCTCCTTTGCCAGAAAGGTGATCGAGTCAAAATCGGATTGA
- the LOC105156600 gene encoding dehydrodolichyl diphosphate synthase 6-like, protein MEKQSSNRATQLIEGLGSSLRRCICSVLSVGPVPKHIAFIMDGNRRYAKKQNLEAGAGHRFGFLALMNILKYCYELGVKYVTIYAFSIDNFKRRPEEVQSTMQLIQEKIEGLIEKESIINRYGVRVHFCGNLKLLSEPVKLAAEKAMNATACNSKAVLSICIAYTSTDEIVHAVEEACKEKRDEFRALDKSGAGYGLSGLGENATDRNSPLIDTADVEKHMYMAVAPDPDIIIRTSGETRLSNFLLWQSSSSLLYSPRVLWPDIGFWHLVRAVLDFQRNFAYMEKKRKES, encoded by the coding sequence ATGGAGAAACAGAGCAGTAATCGAGCAACTCAGTTAATTGAAGGTTTGGGCAGCTCTCTTCGCAGATGCATATGTTCGGTTCTTTCAGTTGGTCCTGTTCCAAAACATATTGCATTTATCATGGATGGAAATAGAAGATATGCTAAGAAGCAAAATTTAGAAGCAGGAGCTGGCCATAGGTTTGGATTTCTAGCTctgatgaatattttaaaatactgtTACGAGTTGGGTGTGAAGTACGTTACCATTTATGCTTTTAGCATTGACAATTTTAAACGACGACCAGAAGAAGTTCAATCCACTATGCAGTTGATACaggaaaaaattgaagggTTAATTGAGAAAGAGAGTATAATCAACCGTTACGGAGTGAGAGTACACTTCTGTGGAAACCTTAAACTTCTGAGTGAACCCGTGAAGTTGGCGGCTGAAAAAGCTATGAATGCCACTGCATGTAATTCAAAGGCTGTGCTTTCGATATGTATTGCCTACACCTCGACTGATGAGATTGTGCATGCTGTTGAAGAAGCGTGCAAAGAAAAACGGGATGAATTTAGAGCTCTTGACAAAAGTGGAGCCGGATATGGTTTGAGTGGGCTAGGAGAGAATGCAACAGATAGAAACAGCCCTCTTATTGATACAGCAGATGTTGAGAAACATATGTATATGGCGGTTGCACCCGATCCTGATATTATAATCCGCACTTCTGGTGAGACCCGCTTAAGCAATTTCCTTTTGTGGCAAAGTTCATCTTCCCTTCTGTACTCCCCCAGGGTTCTTTGGCCGGACATTGGCTTTTGGCATTTGGTCCGAGCAGTTTTGGACTTCCAACGGAATTTTGCTTatatggaaaagaaaaggaaagaaagttAG
- the LOC105156602 gene encoding aldehyde dehydrogenase family 2 member B7, mitochondrial-like — MAARSISSLVSRSLPSLSRYGRGIYRYGTTSAQEPIKPPVTVEYDKLLINGQFVDAASGKTFPTLDPRSGEVIAHVAEGDTEDINRAVAAARKAFDEGPWPKMTAYERCRIMLRFADLVEKHNDEIAALETWDNGKVYEQSAHIEIPMLVRLFRYYAGWADKIHGLTIRADGPYNVQSLHEPIGVAGQIIPWNFPLVMFAWKVGPALACGNTIVLKTAEQTPLSALLVSKLFLEAGLPDGVLNVVSGFGPSAGAALCSHVDVDKLAFTGSTATGKIVLELAAKSNLKPVTLELGGKSPFIVCEDADVDKAVEVAHFALFFNQGQCCCAGSRTFVHEKVYDEFVAKAKERAMKRSVGDPFKTGMEQGPQIDAEQFNKILKYIKYGKECGATLETGGDRFGTKGYYIQPTVFSNVQDDMPIAKDEIFGPVQTVLKFKDNEEVIRRANNSPYGLAAGIFTQDLDTANTLTRALRVGTVWVNCFDTFDAAIPFGGYKMSGIGREKGEYSLKNYLQVKAVVTSLKNPAWL; from the exons ATGGCGGCTCGCAGCATCTCATCTCTTGTTTCTCGCTCCCTCCCTTCGCTTTCTCGCTACG GCAGAGGAATTTACCGGTACGGCACGACCTCAGCTCAGGAGCCAATTAAGCCACCTGTTACTGTAGAATATGATAAGCTTCTCATCAATGGGCAATTTGTTGATGCTGCATCAG GGAAAACTTTCCCAACATTGGACCCCAGGAGTGGAGAGGTAATTGCACATGTTGCCGAAGGTGATACAGAAGATATAAATCGAGCAGTTGCTGCTGCACGGAAGGCGTTTGATGAAGGGCCTTGGCCTAAAATGACTGCCTAT GAGAGATGTCGAATAATGCTTCGTTTTGCCGATTTGGTAGAAAAGCATAATGATGAAATTGCTGCACTTGAGACTTGGGACAATGGCAAGGTTTACGAACAGTCTGCTCATATAGAAATACCAATGCTTGTTAGGCTATTTCGTTACTACGCTG GCTGGGCGGATAAAATTCATGGGCTTACTATTCGAGCTGATGGGCCTTATAATGTTCAATCTTTGCATGAGCCAATTGGCGTAGCTGGCCAGATTATACCGTGGAACTTTCCTCTAGTGATGTTTGCTTGGAAAGTTGGCCCTGCACTGGCCTGTGGCAACACCATTGTTCTTAAAACAGCAGAGCAGACACCGTTGTCTGCTCTCCtggtatcaaaattatttcttgag GCTGGCCTCCCTGATGGTGTTCTAAATGTTGTTTCTGGATTTGGTCCATCGGCTGGTGCCGCGCTTTGCAGCCATGTGGATGTGGACAAG CTTGCTTTCACTGGTTCAACAGCCACAGGCAAAATTGTTCTTGAGTTGGCAGCGAAAAGCAATCTTAAGCCAGTTACTCTGGAACTTGGGGGAAAATCACCTTTTATTGTTTGTGAGGATGCAGATGTGGACAAAGCTGTTGAGGTAGCACATTTTGCTCTATTTTTCAACCAG GGACAATGCTGCTGTGCTGGTTCTAGGACATTTGTTCACGAGAAGGTTTATGATGAATTTGTGGCGAAAGCAAAGGAACGTGCCATGAAACGCAGTGTGGGTGACCCCTTCAAGACAGGCATGGAACAAGGTCCTCAG ATTGATGCAGAACAATTCAACAAGATCCTCAAGTATATTAAATATGGTAAGGAATGTGGTGCTACCCTCGAAACTGGTGGTGATAGATTTGGCACGAAGGGATATTACATTCAGCCAACTGTCTTCTCTAATGTGCAG GATGATATGCCGATTGCAAAGGATGAAATCTTTGGTCCGGTGCAAACTGTTTTGAAGTTTAA GGACAATGAGGAAGTGATTCGGAGGGCAAACAACAGCCCGTATGGTCTTGCTGCAGGAATATTCACTCAGGATCTTGACACTGCTAATACGCTAACACGGGCATTGAGAGTTGGGACGGTATGGGTTAATTGTTTCGATACTTTTGATGCTGCAATTCCGTTTGGTGGCTACAAAATGAGTGGAATCGGGAGGGAAAAGGGAGAATATAGTCTCAAGAACTACTTGCAAGTTAAGGCCGTCGTTACCTCTCTCAAAAACCCGGCATGGTTGTGA
- the LOC105156601 gene encoding probable xyloglucan endotransglucosylase/hydrolase protein 33: protein MASFHNKLFFSSLLIFCNLVLEVYSRGPVYRPPDVELLTDRFSQVSVAQSYNVSFGGSNIGVTNNGTSADLSLDKSSGSGLVSKSKYFYGFFNAALKLPAGFTSGVVVAYYLSNADVFPHNHDEIDIELLGHEKRRDWVLQTNIYGNGSVRTGREEKFYLWFDPTEGFHNYSILWNNHHIVFLVDNVPVREFVHGNAIGSVYPSKPMSVYTTIWDGSEWATHGGKYPVNYKFAPFVVSMRGIEMEGCVLNQRASCSRSSLSSLDPVDGEQFAKLSSQQMTGLDWARRKHMFYSYCQDKNRYKVLPPECNAKQ, encoded by the exons ATGGCAAGTTTCCATAACAAGTTATTCTTTTCAAGTCTCTTAATTTTCTGCAACTTAGTACTCGAGGTGTACTCGCGTGGCCCTGTGTATAGGCCTCCCGATGTCGAACTGTTAACAGATCGTTTCAGTCAAGTATCGGTTGCTCAAAGCTACAACGTGTCGTTTGGAGGCTCTAACATTGGTGTCACAAATAATGGGACCAGCGCTGATCTAAGTTTAGACAAATCCTCAG GATCAGGGTTGGTGTCCAAGAGCAAATACTTCTATGGATTTTTCAATGCTGCCTTAAAGCTGCCTGCTGGTTTTACATCAGGAGTTGTTGTTGCGTACTAT TTGTCCAATGCCGATGTTTTCCCTCACAACCATGATGAGATAGATATCGAACTGCTTGGGCACGAGAAGAGACGGGATTGGGTCCTGCAGACTAACATATATGGCAATGGAAGTGTAAGAACTGGAAGGGAAGAGAAGTTCTACCTCTGGTTTGATCCCACCGAAGGTTTCCACAACTACAGCATCCTATGGAACAATCATCACATTGT GTTTTTGGTGGACAACGTACCAGTAAGAGAATTTGTTCATGGTAACGCCATCGGCTCAGTTTATCCATCAAAGCCAATGTCAGTTTACACGACAATCTGGGACGGATCAGAATGGGCGACTCATGGAGGAAAATACCCagttaattacaaatttgcgCCTTTTGTGGTATCAATGAGAGGAATTGAGATGGAGGGCTGCGTTTTGAATCAGAGGGCTTCATGCTCAAGGAGCTCCCTTTCGAGCTTGGACCCTGTCGACGGTGAACAGTTTGCCAAGCTATCAAGCCAACAGATGACGGGGTTGGATTGGGCTAGGAGAAAACACATGTTTTACTCATATTGCCAAGACAAGAACAGATATAAAGTTCTTCCTCCAGAATGCAATGCCAAACAGTAg
- the LOC105156769 gene encoding U-box domain-containing protein 19-like, producing the protein MINKSIEFTRRILNFPAIRPCESVSLSTLLTSLINLGQTICGFKSRAFFTNKKNARTSIQLIETLVVFLEEIRNGSSRFEVSMALGLSELHFIFQKVHYLLEDCAGDDARLWMLVKSEKVSTHFSVLMRAIVVALDVLPLADLDVADEVKDLVEFVRKQALKAKFEVEKDDRRAMRKVLGIIDQFEGGIAPESSDLERVLEHLGIRSWSECNKEVKFLESEIGQEYLTAEKREVGFLSCLMAFMIYCRCTLFSSVDNARKGSQKSDGRWSSELLSCLNPDDFRCPISLEIMTDPVTISTGHTYDRSSILKWFRSGNHTCPKTGERLVCVDLVPNHALKRLIKQYCHEKGIPFAESGTQNRELTRSSAGAGSLAAEQAMTLVASFLVGRLMAGRSEEQHKSAYEIRLLTKTSIFNRSCLVEADAISPLLDLLLSSNPGAQENAMAALLNLSKYSRSKTIIVENGGLDLLVNVLNRGLTTEARQHAAGALFYLASVEEYRKTIGRIPGAIPGLMDLLRDGPDRAKKNALVTILGLLMYPENHWRVLAAGSVLLLVNLLSSSQREDLITDSLAVLATLAEKLDGTMAIISAGTLPKIXXXXAAKEYCVSLLLALCINDGADVVPLLVKNPSLMVSLYTSITNGTSRSSKRATSLIRILHAFHEKSSSGSMASALPQEHFVHVW; encoded by the coding sequence ATGATAAACAAATCCATTGAGTTCACCCGCcggattttaaattttccgGCCATTCGTCCCTGTGAATCAGTTTCTTTGTCTACGCTTCTCACTTCTTTGATCAACCTAGGCCAAACAATATGTGGCTTTAAATCTAGGGCATTCttcacaaacaagaaaaatgcaagaacCTCGATCCAATTGATCGAGACccttgttgtttttcttgaagaaattcGAAATGGGAGTTCAAGATTTGAGGTTTCCATGGCTTTGGGCTTGTCTGAGCTCCACTTCATCTTCCAAAAAGTTCATTACTTGTTGGAAGACTGTGCGGGAGATGATGCCAGGCTATGGATGCTGGTGAAGTCGGAGAAAGTGTCGACTCATTTTAGCGTGCTGATGAGAGCTATTGTGGTGGCTTTGGATGTTCTGCCTTTGGCGGACCTGGATGTTGCTGATGAAGTCAAAGACTTGGTGGAGTTTGTGAGAAAACAAGCGCTGAAAGCGAAGTTTGAAGTGGAAAAGGATGACAGAAGAGCCATGAGAAAGGTTCTTGGGATTATTGATCAGTTTGAAGGTGGAATTGCTCCGGAATCCAGTGATTTAGAAAGGGTTCTGGAGCATTTGGGAATCAGAAGCTGGAGTGAGTGCAATaaagaagtaaaatttttggagAGTGAGATTGGCCAAGAGTATTTGACTGCTGAGAAAAGGGAAGTGGGATTTCTTAGTTGTCTGATGGCTTTCATGATCTATTGCAGATGCACTCTTTTTTCGAGTGTAGACAATGCAAGAAAGGGCTCACAAAAATCTGACGGAAGGTGGAGCAGTGAGCTGCTCAGCTGTTTGAATCCTGATGATTTCAGGTGTCCGATTTCGCTGGAAATCATGACTGATCCCGTGACAATATCAACTGGGCACACGTATGATCGATCTTCAATCCTGAAATGGTTCAGGTCTGGTAACCACACCTGTCCCAAGACAGGTGAGAGGCTAGTCTGTGTGGATCTGGTTCCAAATCATGCTTTGAAGCGGCTCATCAAGCAATACTGTCATGAAAAGGGTATCCCATTTGCTGAATCGGGCACGCAAAATCGTGAATTAACAAGATCATCAGCTGGTGCAGGCAGTCTGGCAGCTGAACAGGCCATGACTCTGGTTGCCAGTTTTCTCGTTGGCAGGCTTATGGCTGGAAGAAGTGAGGAGCAGCATAAGTCCGCCTACGAGATTCGTCTTCTTACCAAAACAAGCATTTTTAACAGGTCTTGTTTGGTAGAAGCTGATGCCATCTCGCCTCTGTTGGATTTGCTTCTCTCCAGCAATCCAGGGGCACAAGAGAATGCAATGGCAGCATTGTTGAATCTCTCAAAGTACTCCAGAAGTAAGACAATCATAGTCGAAAATGGAGGATTGGACCTATTAGTCAATGTTCTGAATCGGGGACTAACGACAGAAGCTCGCCAGCATGCAGCCGGCGCATTATTCTACCTTGCTTCGGTTGAAGAGTACCGAAAAACAATAGGGAGAATCCCGGGTGCTATTCCAGGCCTAATGGACTTACTCAGGGACGGCCCTGACCGTGCAAAAAAGAATGCATTGGTCACAATTTTGGGGCTCCTTATGTACCCTGAGAATCACTGGAGGGTTCTGGCTGCTGGATCAGTCCTCTTGCTGGTTAATCTGTTGTCGTCTTCCCAACGGGAAGATCTTATAACAGATTCATTAGCAGTATTAGCAACTCTTGCAGAGAAACTTGATGGAACGATGGCTATCATAAGTGCAGGAACTTTGCCTAAAATCNNNNNNNNNNGAGCTGCAAAAGAGTACTGCGTCTCGTTGTTGCTCGCATTGTGCATAAATGATGGAGCAGATGTGGTTCCTCTTTTAGTAAAGAACCCATCTCTAATGGTGTCTCTATACACCTCAATTACTAACGGAACGTCCAGATCAAGTAAGAGAGCTACTTCACTCATCAGGATCTTACACGCCTTCCACGAAAAGAGCTCCTCCGGGTCGATGGCTTCCGCACTTCCTCAAGAACACTTTGTCCATGTGTGGTGA